A stretch of the Vigna radiata var. radiata cultivar VC1973A chromosome 9, Vradiata_ver6, whole genome shotgun sequence genome encodes the following:
- the LOC106773667 gene encoding uncharacterized protein LOC106773667 isoform X1 encodes MSEEGPPKLYANKPRKAQLKQFRGQQKSNEFSSPAAMGVHGHVAAPPPPPPPPPREPFVRRYKFVWPILLAVNLGVGAYLFLGTKKKDIGEEVEQDVSPVSTIDTTAPVVEMSVSTPLITNPVVKREPIPENQQRELLKWILEEKRKIKPKDAEEKQKIDEEKALIKKLIRSKSIPSV; translated from the exons atgagtGAAGAAGGTCCTCCAAAGCTATATGCAAACAAGCCTCGAAaag CGCAACTGAAGCAGTTTCGAGGACAACAGAAATCGAACGAGTTCTCCTCGCCTGCGGCGATGGGGGTCCATGGCCACGTTGCTGCTccaccgccgccgccgccgccgccgccaagGGAACCGTTTGTTCGGCGCTATAAGTTCGTTTGGCCTATACTTTTGGCTGTGAATCTCGGTGTCGGAG CTTACTTGTTTTTGGGGACTAAGAAGAAAGATATCGGTGAAGAGGTGGAACAAGACGTAAGTCCTGTCTCAACTATAGATACTACTGCTCCTGTTGTTGAGATGTCCGTGTCCACACCACTTATTACAAATCCTGTGGTCAAACGAGAACCAATTCCAGAAAATCAACAACGTGAACTCTTGAAATGGATATtggaagagaagaggaagataaAGCCAAAAGATGCTGAAGAGAAACAAAAGATTGATGAAGAGAAAGCTCTGATTAAAAAGCTTATTCGATCAAAATCCATCCCAAGTGTCTAA
- the LOC106773667 gene encoding uncharacterized protein LOC106773667 isoform X2 has product MQTSLEKVSLYTVIAQLKQFRGQQKSNEFSSPAAMGVHGHVAAPPPPPPPPPREPFVRRYKFVWPILLAVNLGVGAYLFLGTKKKDIGEEVEQDVSPVSTIDTTAPVVEMSVSTPLITNPVVKREPIPENQQRELLKWILEEKRKIKPKDAEEKQKIDEEKALIKKLIRSKSIPSV; this is encoded by the exons ATGCAAACAAGCCTCGAAaag GTTTCTCTGTATACGGTAATAGCGCAACTGAAGCAGTTTCGAGGACAACAGAAATCGAACGAGTTCTCCTCGCCTGCGGCGATGGGGGTCCATGGCCACGTTGCTGCTccaccgccgccgccgccgccgccgccaagGGAACCGTTTGTTCGGCGCTATAAGTTCGTTTGGCCTATACTTTTGGCTGTGAATCTCGGTGTCGGAG CTTACTTGTTTTTGGGGACTAAGAAGAAAGATATCGGTGAAGAGGTGGAACAAGACGTAAGTCCTGTCTCAACTATAGATACTACTGCTCCTGTTGTTGAGATGTCCGTGTCCACACCACTTATTACAAATCCTGTGGTCAAACGAGAACCAATTCCAGAAAATCAACAACGTGAACTCTTGAAATGGATATtggaagagaagaggaagataaAGCCAAAAGATGCTGAAGAGAAACAAAAGATTGATGAAGAGAAAGCTCTGATTAAAAAGCTTATTCGATCAAAATCCATCCCAAGTGTCTAA